In Rickettsia endosymbiont of Gonocerus acuteangulatus, the following are encoded in one genomic region:
- a CDS encoding ATP-binding cassette domain-containing protein produces the protein MKPYLYAEKVQFKVKERNEPIISETTLNIAKEEFVVLLGTNGSGKSTLTKILAGYLKPTSGQVFLDQMRIDKLPQSQKANILLTITQKAEDRLFSELTLEENITLWESRFPANERKTDVEVLELIGLSKSKRFLSRLTQPLSNFSGGEKQLILLALAISHPPKILFLDEHTASLDPKASHEVMKKTAEIVDERKITAVMITHNLDDAVNYGKRLIVLNNGKVVQDYLKPPAFSMRELKKMLG, from the coding sequence ATGAAACCTTATTTATATGCCGAGAAAGTGCAGTTTAAAGTAAAAGAGCGTAATGAGCCGATAATATCGGAAACTACTTTAAACATTGCCAAAGAAGAGTTTGTTGTATTACTTGGAACTAACGGCAGTGGTAAATCTACTTTAACCAAAATTCTAGCAGGTTATTTAAAGCCGACTAGCGGGCAGGTGTTTTTAGATCAAATGCGAATTGATAAATTACCGCAATCGCAAAAAGCTAATATATTACTAACTATAACTCAAAAAGCAGAAGACAGATTATTTTCGGAGTTAACATTAGAAGAAAATATTACTTTATGGGAAAGCCGCTTTCCAGCAAATGAGCGTAAAACAGATGTGGAAGTATTAGAGCTTATCGGTTTATCGAAATCTAAGCGTTTTTTATCACGTCTAACGCAGCCGCTTAGTAATTTTTCCGGTGGAGAGAAACAGCTTATATTGCTGGCACTAGCTATTTCTCATCCGCCTAAAATATTATTTTTAGATGAACATACTGCAAGCCTTGATCCTAAAGCTTCGCATGAGGTAATGAAAAAAACGGCAGAGATTGTTGATGAGCGTAAAATAACTGCCGTAATGATCACACATAATTTGGATGATGCTGTAAATTACGGAAAAAGACTTATAGTTTTAAATAATGGTAAGGTAGTACAAGACTACCTAAAACCACCGGCTTTTTCTATGAGAGAATTGAAAAAGATGTTAGGGTAA
- a CDS encoding disulfide bond formation protein B, translated as MLFNTIINYIRKDSYKMLHIGLIAISVIALATAYFAEYILHYAPCPLCVYERFPYLTLIKICLTALIIRQLSKYTLIFIFLTLLSSYILSTYHSMVERGIVQPSSLCSSMIRFPKGLSIEHIRQMLYSQPITSCTKPAIKILSISMTEYNLLLNLGLLIGLLIVWLYPKESSL; from the coding sequence ATGCTATTTAATACCATTATAAACTACATAAGAAAAGACAGCTATAAAATGCTGCATATAGGCTTAATTGCGATTTCCGTAATAGCTCTTGCTACAGCCTACTTTGCTGAGTATATATTGCATTACGCCCCCTGCCCTTTATGCGTTTACGAAAGATTCCCTTATCTAACATTAATAAAAATTTGTCTAACTGCTTTAATTATAAGGCAATTAAGCAAATATACTTTAATATTTATTTTCTTAACACTTCTTAGCTCCTACATATTATCAACCTATCATAGTATGGTAGAGCGAGGAATAGTTCAGCCAAGCAGCCTTTGTTCATCTATGATTCGTTTCCCAAAAGGCTTATCTATCGAGCATATTAGACAGATGCTTTATTCACAGCCAATAACTTCCTGCACCAAACCGGCAATTAAAATCCTTAGTATTTCTATGACCGAGTATAATTTACTATTAAACTTGGGACTTTTAATTGGTTTATTAATTGTTTGGCTTTATCCTAAAGAATCTTCACTATAA
- a CDS encoding lysine--tRNA ligase: MSEILEDAIKSKAWPFEEAKKILDSLNGKVPEKGYVLFETGYGPSGLPHIGTFGENARMVMVQKAFEQLSDIPTKLICFSDDMDGLRKVPSNIPNPEMVARYMDMPLTSIPDPFGECESYGHYMNAKLRSFLDKFGFEYEFYSSTKMYKAGMFDEMLIRVLEKYDEIMELMLPTFREERKATYSPFMPICPKTSKVLQVPIHKWDAKLGTITYKDENGETIEVPVTKGHCKLQWKPDFGMRWAALKVDYEMYGKDHLANGRLYSEICRILGGKPPVQLCYELFLDENGEKISKSKGNSISVDDWLKYAPVESMALFMYQNPTRAKRLFFDVIPKNVDEYITFNQKYHLEEDRSKRFANPVYHIHHGNVPKIEIFGITYSLLLNLTSVCNPSDKSVLWGFISRYEPKATPNNSPYLDHLAEFAIRYYNDFVKAHKSYLAPSEKHKAILQDILDMLKSLPEQIEAESIQKGIYDIGMKAGYENLRDYFKDLYQILLGQSDGPRLGTFIKLYGINETMKLIEEKL; encoded by the coding sequence ATGTCGGAAATTTTGGAAGATGCAATAAAGTCAAAAGCTTGGCCTTTTGAAGAAGCTAAAAAAATACTAGATAGCTTAAACGGCAAAGTGCCTGAAAAAGGTTATGTATTGTTTGAAACAGGCTATGGTCCATCAGGGCTGCCGCATATTGGGACTTTTGGTGAAAATGCCCGTATGGTAATGGTGCAGAAAGCGTTTGAACAATTATCTGATATTCCAACTAAGCTAATTTGTTTTTCTGATGATATGGACGGGCTTCGTAAAGTACCAAGCAATATCCCAAATCCTGAAATGGTAGCCAGATATATGGATATGCCACTAACCTCTATCCCTGATCCTTTCGGTGAATGTGAGAGCTACGGGCATTATATGAACGCAAAACTTCGCTCATTTCTTGATAAATTTGGCTTCGAGTATGAATTTTACAGCAGTACGAAAATGTATAAAGCAGGAATGTTTGATGAAATGCTGATAAGGGTACTTGAGAAATATGATGAGATAATGGAGCTGATGCTACCAACTTTTAGAGAAGAGCGGAAAGCTACCTATTCGCCTTTTATGCCTATTTGTCCGAAAACTAGTAAAGTTCTGCAAGTACCTATACATAAGTGGGATGCAAAACTTGGTACAATAACCTATAAAGATGAAAACGGTGAGACAATAGAAGTGCCGGTGACAAAAGGGCATTGTAAATTGCAATGGAAACCAGATTTTGGTATGCGTTGGGCAGCTTTAAAAGTCGATTATGAGATGTATGGAAAAGATCACTTAGCAAATGGTAGACTTTACTCAGAGATTTGCCGAATTTTAGGTGGAAAACCGCCGGTGCAATTATGTTATGAGCTATTCTTAGACGAAAATGGTGAAAAAATATCAAAGTCAAAAGGCAATAGTATTAGCGTTGATGATTGGCTTAAATATGCCCCTGTTGAAAGTATGGCTTTGTTTATGTATCAAAACCCTACTAGGGCTAAAAGGTTATTTTTCGATGTAATTCCTAAAAATGTTGATGAATATATTACCTTTAATCAAAAATATCATTTAGAAGAAGATAGATCAAAACGTTTTGCAAATCCGGTTTATCATATTCATCATGGAAATGTGCCTAAAATTGAGATTTTTGGTATTACTTACTCGCTATTATTGAACCTAACTTCTGTGTGTAATCCATCCGATAAGTCGGTACTTTGGGGTTTTATTAGCAGATATGAACCAAAAGCTACGCCAAATAATAGTCCTTATCTTGACCACTTAGCAGAATTTGCTATAAGATATTATAATGATTTTGTTAAAGCACATAAATCATATTTAGCTCCGTCTGAAAAGCATAAAGCTATTTTGCAAGATATTTTAGATATGCTAAAAAGTTTGCCTGAGCAAATAGAAGCTGAAAGCATCCAAAAAGGAATTTATGATATCGGAATGAAAGCCGGATATGAAAATTTGCGTGATTATTTCAAAGATTTATACCAGATATTACTTGGGCAAAGCGATGGTCCAAGGCTTGGCACTTTCATAAAGCTTTATGGTATAAACGAAACTATGAAGTTGATTGAAGAGAAGTTATAG
- a CDS encoding AEC family transporter, translating into MNDIFCSTLPIFLIILLGSIIKNKWLTLEEFWRGIEKLSYFVLFPAMLFNYISTADLSVTSIIKLVIALIISTLLITLGLIIYQRKYNIDKIEFTSIFQGSIRYNSYIFFGAASPLLGPSGLSIVAVISSYMIIITNILSVMIFAYYVPDKSVTTTIRTSIVLMIKLIVRNPLIIASLVGFVFNYSNLELHLGLKKTLDSLSNAALAIGMLNVGAGLNFTIRQELLHSIVFTSFIKLIAFPLVSVVVLWMMSISGIDRSVGILYSSLPCASTAYVLSRQLGGNPDSMASIITFTTFFSVVTISIIMYVMG; encoded by the coding sequence ATGAATGATATTTTTTGCAGTACGTTGCCGATTTTTTTAATTATCTTACTTGGTAGTATTATAAAAAATAAATGGCTAACTTTAGAAGAATTTTGGCGTGGCATAGAGAAATTATCTTATTTTGTATTGTTTCCTGCAATGCTTTTTAACTATATCTCTACAGCTGATTTAAGCGTTACATCAATAATTAAATTAGTAATCGCTCTTATTATTTCTACTCTTCTTATTACTTTAGGTCTAATAATTTATCAAAGAAAATATAATATTGATAAAATAGAATTCACTTCTATTTTTCAAGGATCGATTCGCTATAATAGCTACATTTTTTTTGGAGCAGCGAGTCCCTTACTTGGTCCTAGTGGTCTTTCTATTGTTGCCGTTATTTCTTCTTATATGATTATCATCACCAATATTTTATCGGTAATGATTTTTGCATATTATGTTCCTGATAAGTCGGTCACTACTACCATTAGAACTAGTATTGTTTTAATGATCAAGCTAATCGTACGCAACCCGCTAATTATTGCAAGCTTAGTAGGATTTGTTTTTAATTATTCAAACCTTGAACTACATTTAGGTCTTAAGAAAACTTTAGATAGTCTTTCTAATGCTGCTTTAGCAATCGGTATGTTAAATGTTGGGGCAGGGCTTAATTTTACTATTAGACAAGAGCTTTTACATAGCATAGTATTTACGAGCTTTATTAAATTAATTGCTTTTCCGTTAGTAAGTGTAGTAGTGCTATGGATGATGTCAATTAGCGGAATAGATAGATCTGTAGGGATATTATATAGCTCACTGCCATGTGCAAGCACTGCTTATGTTTTATCACGCCAGCTTGGCGGCAATCCTGATTCGATGGCATCGATTATAACATTTACAACTTTCTTCTCGGTAGTGACTATATCAATTATTATGTATGTGATGGGGTAA